The Halalkalibacter krulwichiae genome has a segment encoding these proteins:
- the ezrA gene encoding septation ring formation regulator EzrA codes for MYLIYSIIAVAVIFIIISSVLRKRIYKEVDRLEEWKNGILNRDIPEEIGKVKKLHMSGQTEEKFETWRNEWDDIVGGILPDIEERLFDIEDLAAKNRFTKAKQLIGVTEQRLNGIEEQIKELLKDVHQLVESEEQNRTEIDSVRTAYKDLSTLITKKRGSLGAGLPTIDEKLDKVNELLTAFDTATEDGSYLLARQHLVEAQSFVDNLNDLVDRYPKLLVQVDTKIPAELTELQGGIAEMEEAGYQLEAFSLESRLEHIAGELEKVKEDLKHLKYEGAEDKLTELSNQIEQLYDTLDYEVESKGYVENKIEQLSEQVEAIKEKVDLLETEMFEVQQSYFVSKEQIEAQKDMKENVVDLMNDLYVIINLADNQKQTYTSIRELVDEWQDELEKLDQSIEVEKATLYELREDERKAKETLLKLRGTMVEINRALKKSNIPGLPQRAIDQLSEAEEKLIDATNHLEQLPLELGRMNVLVEEAEELVSKNNELILQTIEQAKVAENVIQYGNRFRSKSDSVSAGLIEAELLFRQYEYEEAIECAVKVIEPYEPDVLDIVKGYVAV; via the coding sequence ATGTATTTGATTTATTCAATTATAGCGGTTGCCGTTATTTTTATAATAATTAGTTCCGTTTTGCGTAAGCGGATTTACAAAGAGGTTGACCGCCTCGAGGAATGGAAAAATGGAATTTTAAATCGTGATATCCCAGAAGAAATAGGAAAAGTAAAAAAACTACATATGTCAGGGCAAACAGAGGAAAAGTTTGAAACTTGGCGGAATGAATGGGACGACATTGTCGGTGGGATATTACCTGATATTGAAGAACGTTTATTTGATATCGAAGACCTTGCTGCTAAGAATCGATTCACAAAAGCAAAGCAACTCATTGGTGTAACAGAACAACGCCTGAATGGAATCGAAGAACAAATTAAAGAGTTGTTAAAGGATGTACACCAACTTGTTGAAAGCGAAGAACAAAATCGAACGGAAATTGATAGTGTTCGTACGGCCTATAAAGATCTTTCAACTTTGATAACAAAGAAAAGAGGGTCATTAGGTGCTGGACTTCCAACCATCGACGAGAAATTAGATAAGGTTAATGAGTTATTAACAGCTTTTGATACCGCAACAGAAGATGGCAGTTACCTTTTAGCCAGACAACACCTTGTAGAAGCACAATCGTTTGTTGATAATTTAAATGATTTAGTAGATCGTTACCCGAAATTACTTGTACAAGTTGATACGAAAATTCCAGCCGAGTTAACAGAATTACAAGGTGGAATTGCGGAAATGGAAGAAGCGGGTTATCAATTAGAGGCATTCTCATTGGAATCAAGATTAGAACATATCGCAGGAGAACTTGAAAAAGTAAAAGAGGATCTTAAGCACCTAAAGTATGAAGGGGCAGAAGATAAGCTAACCGAACTATCTAATCAAATTGAACAACTTTATGACACGTTAGATTATGAGGTTGAATCGAAGGGATATGTTGAAAACAAGATTGAGCAACTAAGTGAACAAGTAGAGGCAATAAAAGAAAAAGTCGATTTGCTAGAGACGGAGATGTTTGAGGTACAACAGAGTTATTTTGTGTCTAAAGAACAGATCGAAGCTCAAAAGGACATGAAAGAGAATGTTGTTGATTTAATGAATGACCTTTATGTGATCATTAATCTAGCTGATAATCAAAAACAAACGTATACATCGATTAGAGAACTAGTAGATGAATGGCAAGATGAACTTGAAAAGCTTGACCAATCAATCGAGGTAGAAAAAGCTACACTTTATGAGTTAAGAGAAGATGAAAGAAAAGCAAAAGAAACGTTATTAAAACTTCGAGGGACGATGGTTGAAATCAATCGTGCTTTAAAGAAAAGCAATATACCTGGGCTACCGCAAAGGGCGATAGATCAATTATCGGAAGCGGAAGAAAAGTTAATTGATGCTACCAATCATCTTGAACAACTTCCGTTAGAGTTAGGTAGGATGAATGTTCTTGTTGAGGAAGCGGAAGAATTAGTTTCAAAGAACAATGAATTAATCTTACAGACGATTGAACAGGCGAAGGTAGCAGAGAATGTGATTCAATACGGAAATCGTTTTCGAAGCAAATCTGATTCTGTTTCAGCAGGATTGATTGAAGCTGAGTTGCTTTTTAGACAGTATGAATATGAAGAAGCAATTGAATGTGCAGTGAAAGTAATTGAACCATATGAACCAGATGTTCTCGATATTGTCAAAGGCTATGTTGCTGTATAA
- the hisJ gene encoding histidinol-phosphatase HisJ — MIHDGHVHTPFCPHGSKDSFIKYCETAISHKLTGITFAEHAPLPRSFVDPTPLQDSGMSWDDLYTYLKEVRALKKEYKGHLNIYVGLEVDYIEGFEKETTDFLNEIGPSLDDSILSVHFLKLGTEYVCIDYSPDVFHYACNQLGSTEAVYELYYQTVLKSVKSNLGHYKPNRIGHMTLVRKFQKKFPIDRSFQTETSSILAEIKKKGYELDYNGAGYIKPLCREPYPYDSIIEETIKRNIPLVYGSDAHQASSLLNGYTELHPKSILAKPNPLRD, encoded by the coding sequence ATGATTCATGATGGACATGTCCATACGCCCTTTTGCCCACATGGCAGTAAAGACTCTTTTATAAAGTACTGTGAAACGGCCATTTCACATAAGTTAACAGGTATTACATTCGCAGAACATGCTCCTTTGCCTCGTTCTTTTGTCGATCCCACCCCGTTGCAGGACAGTGGAATGTCTTGGGATGACTTATATACATATTTAAAAGAAGTACGCGCTCTAAAAAAAGAATACAAAGGTCACTTGAACATATATGTTGGATTAGAAGTTGATTACATTGAGGGGTTTGAGAAGGAGACGACCGATTTCTTGAATGAAATTGGTCCTTCACTTGATGATAGTATTTTATCAGTCCATTTTCTAAAGTTAGGAACAGAGTATGTATGTATTGATTATAGTCCAGATGTCTTCCATTACGCCTGTAACCAGCTAGGCTCAACTGAAGCAGTATACGAGCTTTATTATCAAACAGTATTAAAATCCGTTAAAAGTAATTTAGGTCATTATAAACCTAATAGAATCGGACATATGACATTGGTCCGAAAGTTCCAGAAAAAATTTCCCATTGATCGGTCTTTTCAAACTGAAACGTCTTCAATCTTAGCTGAAATCAAGAAAAAAGGATATGAGCTCGACTACAATGGCGCTGGTTACATCAAACCACTTTGTAGAGAACCTTATCCTTATGACAGTATTATTGAAGAAACAATCAAACGTAACATTCCTCTCGTTTATGGTTCAGATGCTCATCAAGCGTCTAGCTTATTGAATGGTTATACAGAGCTTCACCCAAAATCAATCCTAGCTAAACCTAACCCATTACGAGATTGA
- the refZ gene encoding forespore capture DNA-binding protein RefZ, producing the protein MKETKKDLIIDAAVRLFYTQGYDGTSVRDIAQKANVNVALVSYYFGGKKGLYEELMIQFLEGYLQVIKTELERTHNSVKDQLLQMTRSLLEYQKSQHFVARMVHREMTFDSMLVRELMSTYLRKEKHDLEELVRSGMRRGEFRKQPIDLVVVHIRTMMMMPYLSPHYLSELYQITTTEPYFIEKYMRHIESWVERWLCIEEYRSSPAYLMPRSIS; encoded by the coding sequence ATGAAGGAAACAAAAAAAGATTTGATCATAGATGCTGCTGTTCGACTTTTCTATACGCAAGGTTATGATGGGACTTCTGTAAGAGATATTGCTCAAAAAGCCAATGTGAATGTTGCCCTAGTCTCTTATTATTTTGGAGGGAAAAAAGGTTTATATGAGGAGTTAATGATCCAGTTTTTAGAAGGATACCTCCAAGTCATTAAGACAGAATTGGAACGAACGCATAATTCGGTTAAGGATCAGTTGCTCCAAATGACCAGATCTCTTCTTGAGTATCAAAAATCACAGCATTTTGTCGCAAGAATGGTTCATCGTGAAATGACTTTCGATTCCATGCTTGTCCGTGAGTTAATGTCTACGTATTTAAGGAAAGAAAAACACGACCTTGAAGAACTAGTTCGAAGTGGGATGAGAAGAGGAGAGTTTCGGAAGCAGCCAATTGATCTTGTAGTTGTTCATATAAGAACAATGATGATGATGCCTTATTTGTCTCCTCACTATTTAAGTGAACTCTATCAAATCACAACGACTGAACCATATTTCATTGAAAAGTATATGAGGCATATCGAAAGCTGGGTTGAACGTTGGCTTTGTATAGAGGAATATCGTTCAAGCCCAGCCTATCTAATGCCTAGATCAATCTCGTAA
- a CDS encoding GAF domain-containing protein — protein MFQTKLYKGTLEERYQTVTKQLDALLSGEEDLIANLANTSALLSQFLEDINWVGFYLLKEQGLLLGPFQGLPACVRIPVGKGVCGTAIVKQQTMLVEDVHQFPGHIACDAASRSEIVIPVRRDGEIIAILDIDSPSLARFTVEDQKHLEAFVTVLEKHI, from the coding sequence ATGTTTCAAACCAAATTATATAAAGGTACTTTAGAAGAAAGATATCAGACTGTTACAAAGCAACTTGATGCCTTGTTATCAGGAGAAGAGGATTTAATAGCTAATTTAGCCAATACCAGTGCTCTGTTATCGCAATTTCTAGAAGATATCAACTGGGTTGGCTTCTATTTGTTAAAAGAACAAGGATTACTATTAGGTCCCTTTCAAGGTCTGCCTGCTTGTGTTCGCATTCCGGTCGGAAAAGGAGTCTGTGGTACAGCGATTGTAAAACAACAAACGATGCTCGTCGAAGATGTCCATCAATTCCCAGGCCACATCGCTTGTGACGCTGCCTCTCGCTCAGAAATTGTTATACCCGTAAGACGTGACGGAGAAATCATTGCGATTTTAGATATTGATAGTCCATCACTAGCACGCTTTACGGTTGAAGACCAAAAACATCTAGAAGCGTTTGTTACTGTCCTTGAAAAGCATATTTAA
- the rpsD gene encoding 30S ribosomal protein S4 — MARYTGPSWKLSRRLGISLSGTGKELAKRPYAPGQHGPNQRKKLSEYGLQLQEKQKLRHMYGVNERQFRRIFDDAGKMAGIHGENFMILLESRLDNLVYRMGLARTRRAARQLVNHGHILVDGGRVDIPSYRVKPGQTISLREKSRNLDVVKESLEANDFVPAYVTFDADSLQGTYTRLPERSELPAEITEALIVEFYSR; from the coding sequence ATGGCTCGTTATACAGGTCCATCTTGGAAATTATCTCGTCGTTTAGGAATCTCTCTAAGCGGTACGGGTAAAGAGTTAGCAAAACGTCCGTATGCTCCAGGGCAACACGGTCCAAACCAACGTAAGAAACTTTCTGAATATGGTTTACAACTTCAAGAAAAGCAAAAGCTTCGTCACATGTACGGAGTAAATGAGCGTCAATTCCGCCGCATTTTCGATGATGCTGGTAAAATGGCTGGAATTCACGGTGAGAACTTCATGATTCTTCTTGAGTCTCGTCTTGATAACCTAGTTTACCGTATGGGACTTGCTCGCACTCGTCGTGCAGCTCGTCAATTAGTAAACCACGGTCACATTCTTGTTGATGGAGGACGTGTAGATATTCCTTCATACCGTGTGAAACCAGGACAAACAATCAGCCTTCGTGAAAAATCACGTAACCTTGATGTTGTTAAGGAATCTTTAGAAGCAAACGATTTCGTTCCTGCTTATGTAACTTTCGATGCTGATAGCTTACAAGGAACTTACACTCGTCTTCCGGAGCGTTCTGAACTTCCTGCTGAAATCACAGAAGCTCTTATCGTTGAGTTCTACTCTCGTTAA
- the tyrS gene encoding tyrosine--tRNA ligase — translation MEKEFTLTEAQQKEVERQLAHLKRGVVEIVPEDEFRKKIEKSVVTGKPLKIKLGMDPSAPDVHIGHTVPLHKLRQFQELGHEVQMLIGDFTGRIGDPTGKSETRKQLTDEEVKQNAATYVEQYGKILDMDKVTIYYNSEWLKPLQFEDVVKLAANMTVARMLERDDFEKRYKSGQPISVHEFFYPLMQGYDSVALETDIEIGGTDQKFNLLMGRTLQEAYGQEKQVALTLPLIEGLDGERKMSKSLNNYIGIDEAPNEIFGKSMSIPDELMIKYYKLATDLPMEEIDKLETDLKEGSVHPRDAKMNLGAKFVEMYHGEEAANEAKAYFQTVFQKRALPTDIPEVQWTGESPIWIVDLLVELKMQSSKGEARRMIQNGGVKINEEKVEDVQLQVEIEDDLVLQVGKRKFMKIKK, via the coding sequence ATGGAAAAGGAATTTACATTAACAGAAGCTCAACAAAAAGAGGTCGAAAGGCAACTTGCTCATCTTAAAAGAGGAGTAGTTGAGATTGTTCCGGAAGACGAGTTTCGTAAAAAAATTGAGAAATCCGTTGTGACAGGTAAACCATTAAAGATAAAATTAGGAATGGACCCTTCTGCACCAGACGTACATATCGGGCATACAGTCCCGCTTCATAAATTGCGCCAATTTCAGGAATTAGGTCACGAAGTACAAATGCTTATTGGTGATTTTACAGGACGTATTGGAGATCCGACGGGTAAGTCAGAGACACGAAAGCAATTAACGGATGAAGAAGTGAAACAAAATGCGGCAACGTATGTTGAGCAATATGGCAAAATTTTAGACATGGATAAAGTAACCATCTACTATAATTCTGAGTGGTTAAAACCCCTTCAATTCGAGGATGTCGTAAAGTTGGCAGCAAATATGACGGTTGCCCGGATGTTAGAGCGTGATGATTTTGAAAAGCGTTATAAATCTGGCCAACCAATTTCCGTTCATGAATTTTTCTATCCTTTAATGCAAGGCTACGATTCTGTTGCTCTTGAAACAGATATTGAAATTGGTGGGACAGATCAGAAGTTTAATTTGCTAATGGGTAGAACCTTACAAGAAGCTTATGGACAAGAGAAGCAAGTCGCACTAACATTGCCTTTAATCGAAGGACTTGATGGAGAAAGAAAGATGTCAAAGTCTTTAAACAATTACATTGGAATTGATGAAGCACCTAATGAAATCTTTGGGAAATCAATGTCGATTCCGGATGAATTAATGATTAAATATTATAAGCTAGCAACTGATCTTCCGATGGAGGAAATCGATAAGCTTGAAACTGATCTAAAAGAAGGTAGTGTTCATCCGCGAGATGCGAAAATGAACCTTGGAGCGAAATTCGTTGAGATGTATCATGGCGAAGAAGCTGCAAACGAAGCAAAAGCTTATTTTCAAACCGTCTTCCAAAAAAGAGCCTTACCAACAGATATTCCTGAAGTTCAGTGGACGGGAGAGTCGCCAATTTGGATTGTAGACTTACTAGTCGAATTGAAGATGCAAAGCTCAAAAGGTGAAGCGAGAAGAATGATTCAAAACGGTGGGGTAAAGATCAATGAAGAAAAGGTTGAAGATGTCCAATTACAAGTGGAAATTGAAGATGACCTCGTTCTTCAAGTCGGCAAGCGTAAATTTATGAAAATTAAAAAGTAA
- a CDS encoding transglycosylase domain-containing protein — protein sequence MNMKESSIIKKVKMLSRKIHELKIFRRIGITYQVFWNLFLIGLVVGSMSLFFLGGTAAGYFASLVKDEPLRTAEEMRDRIYDYAETSQVFFDNDVLLGELPTDVERHQVSLDDVSDHLKNAIIATEDEYFYEHDGIVPKAIMRATFQEFANSSLQTGGSTLTQQLIKNQILTSEVSFDRKATEILLAMRLEHFLEKDEILEAYLNIVPFGRNSSGRQIAGAQAASRGIFGVNASELSIPQAAYIAGLPQSPFGYTPFLQNGAIKENLDPGINRMRTVLSRMYDGGYITEEEYEDALAYDVSEHFADPVTAPIEKYPYLTNEVLRRAVNVLADQTIKENYENFNELDREEQTRLRNRARDEAEANLRNNGYRIHTTIDKDVYLAMQDAVQNDHLFGPVKQHTNANGEIVQQQEEVGAILIENHTGAIKGFVAGRDEVLGNEFNRATQAKRQNGSTMKPLLAYAPAMEIGAIQPGIVVPDTPATYRGTSTPIRNFDRNHLGLLSARESLARSRNVPAVRAYNMVPHEQARQTLLDYGFEIPADAPYESSPLGAIDVTVEQNTNAYATFANGGKFVESYMIEKIETASGELVYEHEPVEREIFSPQTAYLTIDIMRDVLRGVGTASSLPGRLSFSSDWAGKTGTSSDVKDSWFVATNPNVSLGVWIGYDHQEHRIEQTVGGLRYGARTQQIWANIANAAYHQNAELMGTGKRFERPDGIVSRSICSLTGLLASKMCQDAGLVKTDLFNAKFVPTKTDDSLESGRYVTINGTNYKALADTPSEFTETGFTISANIANLTDISSYLPDNMKNIIPDKDAPNNGKTPGKLGNISLSGDTLSWSKHSDSDIVGYRIYRASNGSTDFKLHNHVRGNDTTSFTVNGKSYSYYVTAVDSAGRESSASSVAEGTNYKSEPEDDSKEETEEEPEDDSEEDSEEEIEEEPEDDSEEEESNSNSDE from the coding sequence ATGAATATGAAAGAATCATCCATAATAAAGAAAGTAAAAATGCTCTCACGAAAAATTCATGAATTGAAAATCTTTCGACGAATCGGCATTACATATCAAGTATTCTGGAACTTATTTCTTATAGGATTAGTTGTCGGATCAATGTCCCTATTCTTTTTAGGTGGAACAGCTGCAGGCTACTTCGCCTCTTTAGTAAAAGATGAACCACTACGGACTGCCGAAGAAATGAGAGATCGAATCTATGATTATGCAGAAACAAGTCAAGTTTTCTTTGATAACGACGTACTATTAGGAGAATTACCTACAGACGTTGAGAGACATCAAGTTTCATTAGACGACGTCTCTGACCACTTAAAAAATGCAATTATCGCAACAGAGGATGAATACTTCTATGAGCATGATGGCATTGTGCCAAAAGCAATCATGCGAGCTACTTTTCAGGAATTCGCCAATTCCTCTTTACAGACAGGTGGAAGTACATTAACACAGCAATTAATAAAAAATCAAATTCTTACAAGTGAAGTTTCATTTGATCGAAAAGCTACTGAAATTTTGCTAGCGATGCGACTCGAACATTTTCTTGAGAAAGATGAAATATTGGAAGCTTATTTAAATATTGTACCGTTTGGCCGCAATTCTTCCGGGCGACAAATTGCCGGTGCTCAAGCTGCTTCAAGAGGAATCTTCGGAGTCAATGCGAGTGAGCTTTCGATCCCACAAGCTGCCTACATTGCAGGATTGCCACAAAGTCCATTCGGCTACACTCCTTTCTTACAAAACGGGGCAATTAAAGAAAACTTAGACCCCGGGATTAACCGAATGAGAACCGTTCTTTCTAGAATGTATGATGGTGGCTATATTACAGAAGAGGAGTACGAAGACGCATTAGCTTATGATGTGAGTGAGCATTTTGCTGATCCTGTCACTGCTCCAATTGAAAAGTATCCTTATTTGACAAATGAAGTTTTACGTAGGGCTGTCAATGTCTTAGCAGACCAAACGATAAAAGAAAACTATGAAAACTTTAACGAATTAGATAGAGAAGAACAAACGCGCCTACGAAATCGCGCTCGTGATGAAGCTGAAGCGAATTTACGAAATAATGGTTATCGAATTCATACGACTATTGATAAAGATGTTTATTTAGCGATGCAAGATGCTGTCCAAAATGATCATTTGTTCGGACCAGTTAAACAGCATACGAACGCTAATGGTGAAATTGTGCAGCAACAGGAAGAAGTCGGTGCAATTCTTATAGAAAATCATACTGGTGCGATTAAAGGATTTGTCGCAGGAAGAGATGAAGTACTTGGAAATGAGTTTAACCGAGCAACACAGGCGAAACGACAAAACGGCTCAACCATGAAGCCTCTTCTCGCTTACGCTCCTGCTATGGAAATAGGTGCCATTCAACCAGGTATTGTCGTCCCTGACACTCCCGCAACCTATCGAGGCACAAGTACACCAATCCGAAATTTTGATCGAAATCACTTAGGACTGCTTTCTGCTCGTGAATCTCTTGCACGATCTAGAAATGTTCCTGCTGTTCGCGCCTATAATATGGTGCCTCATGAACAAGCACGTCAAACGCTATTAGATTACGGATTTGAAATTCCTGCTGATGCTCCATATGAATCTTCACCTTTAGGGGCCATCGATGTAACTGTTGAACAAAATACGAATGCCTATGCAACATTTGCGAATGGTGGCAAATTTGTAGAGTCTTATATGATCGAAAAGATTGAAACTGCAAGTGGAGAACTTGTTTATGAACATGAACCAGTTGAAAGAGAAATTTTCTCCCCACAAACAGCTTATTTAACAATTGATATTATGAGAGACGTTCTCCGTGGAGTCGGAACAGCGAGCTCGCTACCAGGAAGACTTTCGTTCTCTTCTGATTGGGCAGGAAAAACAGGTACATCAAGTGACGTAAAAGATTCTTGGTTTGTAGCAACAAATCCAAATGTTTCTCTAGGAGTTTGGATTGGATATGATCATCAAGAACATAGAATTGAACAAACCGTTGGCGGCTTACGCTACGGAGCTAGAACTCAACAAATTTGGGCGAACATTGCGAATGCCGCTTATCATCAAAATGCAGAATTAATGGGTACTGGTAAACGGTTTGAAAGACCAGATGGAATCGTCTCTCGTTCGATTTGCAGCTTAACAGGCTTACTTGCTTCAAAAATGTGTCAAGACGCCGGCTTAGTAAAGACAGATCTGTTCAATGCTAAATTTGTTCCTACAAAAACCGATGACAGCCTTGAAAGCGGGCGTTATGTGACAATTAACGGAACCAATTACAAAGCTTTAGCTGATACACCGTCTGAGTTCACTGAAACTGGCTTTACTATTTCAGCAAACATTGCAAACTTAACAGATATCTCTAGTTACTTACCTGATAACATGAAAAACATCATCCCGGATAAGGACGCACCAAACAATGGCAAAACACCCGGAAAACTAGGCAATATTTCACTAAGTGGTGACACTCTATCTTGGTCGAAGCATTCAGATTCGGATATTGTCGGCTATCGGATTTACCGCGCTTCCAATGGTAGTACAGACTTCAAACTTCACAACCACGTTCGAGGAAATGATACAACAAGCTTTACAGTGAACGGAAAATCCTATTCGTATTATGTAACAGCGGTAGACTCGGCTGGTAGAGAATCATCTGCTTCTTCAGTCGCTGAAGGTACAAATTATAAATCCGAGCCTGAAGACGATTCTAAAGAAGAAACAGAAGAAGAACCTGAAGATGATTCTGAAGAAGATTCTGAAGAAGAAATTGAAGAGGAACCTGAAGACGATTCTGAAGAAGAAGAATCTAACAGTAATAGTGATGAGTAA